One segment of Tenrec ecaudatus isolate mTenEca1 chromosome 1, mTenEca1.hap1, whole genome shotgun sequence DNA contains the following:
- the RBM15 gene encoding RNA-binding protein 15 isoform X2: MKTAGREPLPRRSPRWRRAVPLCETSAGRRVSKLRGDDLRRPATMKGKERSPVKAKRSRGGEDSTSRGERSKKLGGSGGSNGSSSGKAESGGGSRRSLHLDKSSSRGGSREYDTGGGSSSSRLHSYSSPSTKNSSGGGESRSSSRGGGGESRSSGAASSAPGGGDSGEYKTLKISELGSQLSDEAVEDGLFHEFKRFGDVSVKISHLSGSGSGDERVAFVNFRRAEDARAAKHARGRLVLYDRPLKIEAVYVSRRRSRSPLDKDSYPPSASVVGSSVGGHRHPPGGGGGQRSLSPGGAALGYRDYRLQQLALGRLPPPPPPPLPRELERDRDYSFYDRVRPAYSLEPRVGAGAGAAPFREVDEISPEDDQRANRTLFLGNLDITVTESDLRRAFDRFGVITEVDIKRPSRGQTSTYGFLKFENLDMSNRAKLAMSGKIIIRNPIKIGYGKATPTTRLWVGGLGPWVPLAALAREFDRFGTIRTIDYRKGDSWAYIQYESLDAAHAAWTHMRGFPLGGPDRRLRVDFADTEHRYQQQYLQPLPLTHYELVTDAFAHRAPDPLRDARDRTPPLLYRDRDRDLYPDSDWVPPPPPVRERSTRTAATAVPAYETLDSLDRRRDGWSLDRDRGDRDLPSSRDQPRKRRLPDESGGRHLDRSPESDRPRKRHCVPSPDRSPELSSSRDRYNSDNDRSSRLLLDSRPSPIIDRRGSLEKNQGDKRDRKNSASTERDRKHRTAAPTEGKSPLKKEDRSEGSAPSTSTTSLKLKPPSQKQDGGTAPAAAASPKLCLAWQGMLLLKNSNFPSNMHLLQGDLQVASSLLVEGTTGGKVAQLKITQRLRLDQPKLDEVTRRIKVAGPNGYAILLAVPGSSDSRSSSSATSDTATSTQRPLRNLVSYLKQKQAAGVISLPVGGNKDKENSGVLHAFPPCEFSQQFLDTPAKALAKSEEDYLVMIIVRGV, encoded by the exons TCCGCTGTGTGAAACGAGCGCGGGTCGGCGGGTTAGCAAGCTCCGCGGAGACGACCTCCGGCGGCCCGCAACGATGAAGGGGAAAGAGCGCTCGCCGGTCAAGGCCAAACGCTCCCGAGGTGGTGAGGACTCGACTTCCCGCGGGGAGCGGAGCAAAAAGTTAGGTGGCTCCGGGGGCAGCAATGGGAGCAGCAGCGGAAAGGCGGAGAGCGGCGGTGGGTCGCGGCGGAGCCTGCACCTGGACAAGTCCAGCAGTCGAGGTGGCAGCCGCGAGTACGACACTGGTGGGGGCAGCTCCAGCAGCCGCCTGCACAGTTACAGCTCCCCAAGCACCAAAAATTCCTCGGGCGGGGGCGAGTCGCGCAGCAGCTCTCGGGGTGGAGGCGGAGAGTCACGTTCCTCGGGGGCCGCCTCTTCGGCTCCGGGCGGCGGGGACAGCGGGGAGTACAAGACCCTGAAGATAAGCGAGTTGGGGTCCCAGCTGAGCGACGAAGCGGTGGAGGACGGACTGTTCCACGAGTTCAAACGCTTCGGTGACGTGAGTGTCAAAATCAGTCATCTCTCGGGCTCTGGCAGCGGGGATGAGCGGGTAGCCTTTGTGAACTTCCGGCGGGCAGAGGACGCGCGGGCGGCCAAGCATGCCAGAGGCCGCCTGGTGCTCTACGACCGGCCTCTGAAGATCGAGGCTGTGTATGTGAGCCGGCGCCGCAGCCGCTCCCCTTTAGACAAAGATTCCTACCCGCCGTCCGCCAGCGTGGTGGGGTCCTCGGTAGGGGGCCACCGGCATCCGCCTGGAGGCGGTGGAGGCCAGAGATCACTTTCTCCTGGAGGCGCCGCCTTGGGATACAGAGACTACCGCCTGCAGCAATTGGCTCTTGGCCGTCTGCCCCCGCCGCCCCCTCCTCCACTGCCCCGCGAGCTGGAGAGAGACCGAGATTATTCATTCTATGATAGAGTGCGTCCCGCGTACAGTCTTGAACCAAGGGTGGGAGCTGGAGCCGGTGCTGCTCCTTTCAGAGAAGTGGACGAGATTTCCCCAGAGGATGATCAGCGAGCTAATCGGACGCTTTTCTTGGGCAACCTAGACATCACTGTGACAGAGAGTGATCTGAGAAGGGCTTTTGATCGCTTTGGAGTCATCACAGAAGTAGACATTAAACGCCCTTCACGTGGTCAAACCAGTACCTATGGCTTCCTCAAATTTGAGAACCTGGACATGTCTAACCGAGCCAAACTAGCAATGTCTGGCAAAATTATAATTCGGAATCCTATCAAAATTGGTTATGGTAAAGCTACGCCCACTACTCGCCTCTGGGTAGGTGGCCTGGGACCTTGGGTGCCTCTTGCTGCCCTGGCACGAGAGTTTGACCGATTTGGCACCATTCGCACTATAGATTACCGCAAAGGTGACAGTTGGGCATATATCCAGTATGAAAGCTTAGATGCAGCTCATGCTGCATGGACCCATATGCGGGGCTTCCCACTTGGTGGCCCAGATCGTCGCCTTAGAGTAGACTTTGCAGACACAGAACATCGTTACCAGCAACAATATCTGCAACCTCTGCCTCTGACTCATTATGAACTGGTGACGGATGCATTTGCACATCGGGCACCTGACCCTTTGAGGGATGCTCGGGATAGGACACCACCTTTACTATACAGAGATCGGGATAGGGACCTTTATCCTGACTCTGATTgggtgccacccccacccccagtcagagAGCGCAGTACTCGGACTGCAGCTACTGCTGTGCCTGCTTATGAGACACTGGATAGCTTGGACCGAAGGCGGGATGGCTGGTCCTTGGATCGAGACAGAGGTGATAGAGATCTTCCCAGCAGCAGAGACCAGCCTAGGAAGCGAAGGCTGCCTGATGAGAGTGGGGGAAGACATCTGGATAGGTCCCCTGAGAGTGACCGTCCTCGAAAACGGCACTGCGTACCTTCTCCCGACCGCAGTCCAGAATTGAGCAGTAGCCGGGATCGCTATAACAGCGACAATGATCGTTCTTCTCGTCTTCTCTTGGATTCAAGGCCTTCTCCAATCATAGACAGACGAGGTagtttggagaagaaccaaggtgACAAGCGAGACCGTAAAAACTCTGCATCAACTGAACGTGATAGAAAGCACCGGACAGCTGCTCCCACTGAGGGAAAGAGCCCTCTGAAAAAAGAAGACCGATCTGAGGGGAGTGCACCTAGCACCAGCACTACTTCACTGAAGCTGAAGCCTCCTTCTCAGAAACAAGATGGTGGCACAGCCCCTGCAGCTGCAGCCTCTCCCAAACTCTGTTTGGCCTGGCAAGGCATGCTTCTACTGAAGAACAGCAACTTTCCTTCCAACATGCATCTGTTGCAGGGTGACCTCCAAGTGGCTAGTAGTCTTCTTGTGGAGGGCACAACTGGAGGCAAAGTGGCCCAGCTCAAGATCACTCAGCGTCTCCGTCTGGACCAGCCCAAGTTGGATGAAGTAACTCGGCGCATCAAAGTGGCAGGGCCCAATGGTTATGCCATTCTTCTGGCTGTGCCTGGAAGTTCTGACAGCCGGTCCTCCTCTTCAGCCACATCAGACACTGCCACTTCTACTCAGAGGCCACTTAGGAACCTTGTGTCCTATTTAAAGCAAAAGCAGGCCGCTGGTGTCATCAGCCTCCCCGTGGGGGGCAATAAAGACAAGGAGAACTCCGGGGTTCTTCATGCGTTCCCACCCTGTGAGTTCTCCCAGCAGTTCCTGGATACCCCCGCCAAGGCACTGGCCAAATCTGAAGAAGATTACCTGGTCATGATCATTGTTCGTG GTGTCTAA
- the RBM15 gene encoding RNA-binding protein 15 isoform X1, with protein sequence MKTAGREPLPRRSPRWRRAVPLCETSAGRRVSKLRGDDLRRPATMKGKERSPVKAKRSRGGEDSTSRGERSKKLGGSGGSNGSSSGKAESGGGSRRSLHLDKSSSRGGSREYDTGGGSSSSRLHSYSSPSTKNSSGGGESRSSSRGGGGESRSSGAASSAPGGGDSGEYKTLKISELGSQLSDEAVEDGLFHEFKRFGDVSVKISHLSGSGSGDERVAFVNFRRAEDARAAKHARGRLVLYDRPLKIEAVYVSRRRSRSPLDKDSYPPSASVVGSSVGGHRHPPGGGGGQRSLSPGGAALGYRDYRLQQLALGRLPPPPPPPLPRELERDRDYSFYDRVRPAYSLEPRVGAGAGAAPFREVDEISPEDDQRANRTLFLGNLDITVTESDLRRAFDRFGVITEVDIKRPSRGQTSTYGFLKFENLDMSNRAKLAMSGKIIIRNPIKIGYGKATPTTRLWVGGLGPWVPLAALAREFDRFGTIRTIDYRKGDSWAYIQYESLDAAHAAWTHMRGFPLGGPDRRLRVDFADTEHRYQQQYLQPLPLTHYELVTDAFAHRAPDPLRDARDRTPPLLYRDRDRDLYPDSDWVPPPPPVRERSTRTAATAVPAYETLDSLDRRRDGWSLDRDRGDRDLPSSRDQPRKRRLPDESGGRHLDRSPESDRPRKRHCVPSPDRSPELSSSRDRYNSDNDRSSRLLLDSRPSPIIDRRGSLEKNQGDKRDRKNSASTERDRKHRTAAPTEGKSPLKKEDRSEGSAPSTSTTSLKLKPPSQKQDGGTAPAAAASPKLCLAWQGMLLLKNSNFPSNMHLLQGDLQVASSLLVEGTTGGKVAQLKITQRLRLDQPKLDEVTRRIKVAGPNGYAILLAVPGSSDSRSSSSATSDTATSTQRPLRNLVSYLKQKQAAGVISLPVGGNKDKENSGVLHAFPPCEFSQQFLDTPAKALAKSEEDYLVMIIVRAKLVNSG encoded by the exons TCCGCTGTGTGAAACGAGCGCGGGTCGGCGGGTTAGCAAGCTCCGCGGAGACGACCTCCGGCGGCCCGCAACGATGAAGGGGAAAGAGCGCTCGCCGGTCAAGGCCAAACGCTCCCGAGGTGGTGAGGACTCGACTTCCCGCGGGGAGCGGAGCAAAAAGTTAGGTGGCTCCGGGGGCAGCAATGGGAGCAGCAGCGGAAAGGCGGAGAGCGGCGGTGGGTCGCGGCGGAGCCTGCACCTGGACAAGTCCAGCAGTCGAGGTGGCAGCCGCGAGTACGACACTGGTGGGGGCAGCTCCAGCAGCCGCCTGCACAGTTACAGCTCCCCAAGCACCAAAAATTCCTCGGGCGGGGGCGAGTCGCGCAGCAGCTCTCGGGGTGGAGGCGGAGAGTCACGTTCCTCGGGGGCCGCCTCTTCGGCTCCGGGCGGCGGGGACAGCGGGGAGTACAAGACCCTGAAGATAAGCGAGTTGGGGTCCCAGCTGAGCGACGAAGCGGTGGAGGACGGACTGTTCCACGAGTTCAAACGCTTCGGTGACGTGAGTGTCAAAATCAGTCATCTCTCGGGCTCTGGCAGCGGGGATGAGCGGGTAGCCTTTGTGAACTTCCGGCGGGCAGAGGACGCGCGGGCGGCCAAGCATGCCAGAGGCCGCCTGGTGCTCTACGACCGGCCTCTGAAGATCGAGGCTGTGTATGTGAGCCGGCGCCGCAGCCGCTCCCCTTTAGACAAAGATTCCTACCCGCCGTCCGCCAGCGTGGTGGGGTCCTCGGTAGGGGGCCACCGGCATCCGCCTGGAGGCGGTGGAGGCCAGAGATCACTTTCTCCTGGAGGCGCCGCCTTGGGATACAGAGACTACCGCCTGCAGCAATTGGCTCTTGGCCGTCTGCCCCCGCCGCCCCCTCCTCCACTGCCCCGCGAGCTGGAGAGAGACCGAGATTATTCATTCTATGATAGAGTGCGTCCCGCGTACAGTCTTGAACCAAGGGTGGGAGCTGGAGCCGGTGCTGCTCCTTTCAGAGAAGTGGACGAGATTTCCCCAGAGGATGATCAGCGAGCTAATCGGACGCTTTTCTTGGGCAACCTAGACATCACTGTGACAGAGAGTGATCTGAGAAGGGCTTTTGATCGCTTTGGAGTCATCACAGAAGTAGACATTAAACGCCCTTCACGTGGTCAAACCAGTACCTATGGCTTCCTCAAATTTGAGAACCTGGACATGTCTAACCGAGCCAAACTAGCAATGTCTGGCAAAATTATAATTCGGAATCCTATCAAAATTGGTTATGGTAAAGCTACGCCCACTACTCGCCTCTGGGTAGGTGGCCTGGGACCTTGGGTGCCTCTTGCTGCCCTGGCACGAGAGTTTGACCGATTTGGCACCATTCGCACTATAGATTACCGCAAAGGTGACAGTTGGGCATATATCCAGTATGAAAGCTTAGATGCAGCTCATGCTGCATGGACCCATATGCGGGGCTTCCCACTTGGTGGCCCAGATCGTCGCCTTAGAGTAGACTTTGCAGACACAGAACATCGTTACCAGCAACAATATCTGCAACCTCTGCCTCTGACTCATTATGAACTGGTGACGGATGCATTTGCACATCGGGCACCTGACCCTTTGAGGGATGCTCGGGATAGGACACCACCTTTACTATACAGAGATCGGGATAGGGACCTTTATCCTGACTCTGATTgggtgccacccccacccccagtcagagAGCGCAGTACTCGGACTGCAGCTACTGCTGTGCCTGCTTATGAGACACTGGATAGCTTGGACCGAAGGCGGGATGGCTGGTCCTTGGATCGAGACAGAGGTGATAGAGATCTTCCCAGCAGCAGAGACCAGCCTAGGAAGCGAAGGCTGCCTGATGAGAGTGGGGGAAGACATCTGGATAGGTCCCCTGAGAGTGACCGTCCTCGAAAACGGCACTGCGTACCTTCTCCCGACCGCAGTCCAGAATTGAGCAGTAGCCGGGATCGCTATAACAGCGACAATGATCGTTCTTCTCGTCTTCTCTTGGATTCAAGGCCTTCTCCAATCATAGACAGACGAGGTagtttggagaagaaccaaggtgACAAGCGAGACCGTAAAAACTCTGCATCAACTGAACGTGATAGAAAGCACCGGACAGCTGCTCCCACTGAGGGAAAGAGCCCTCTGAAAAAAGAAGACCGATCTGAGGGGAGTGCACCTAGCACCAGCACTACTTCACTGAAGCTGAAGCCTCCTTCTCAGAAACAAGATGGTGGCACAGCCCCTGCAGCTGCAGCCTCTCCCAAACTCTGTTTGGCCTGGCAAGGCATGCTTCTACTGAAGAACAGCAACTTTCCTTCCAACATGCATCTGTTGCAGGGTGACCTCCAAGTGGCTAGTAGTCTTCTTGTGGAGGGCACAACTGGAGGCAAAGTGGCCCAGCTCAAGATCACTCAGCGTCTCCGTCTGGACCAGCCCAAGTTGGATGAAGTAACTCGGCGCATCAAAGTGGCAGGGCCCAATGGTTATGCCATTCTTCTGGCTGTGCCTGGAAGTTCTGACAGCCGGTCCTCCTCTTCAGCCACATCAGACACTGCCACTTCTACTCAGAGGCCACTTAGGAACCTTGTGTCCTATTTAAAGCAAAAGCAGGCCGCTGGTGTCATCAGCCTCCCCGTGGGGGGCAATAAAGACAAGGAGAACTCCGGGGTTCTTCATGCGTTCCCACCCTGTGAGTTCTCCCAGCAGTTCCTGGATACCCCCGCCAAGGCACTGGCCAAATCTGAAGAAGATTACCTGGTCATGATCATTGTTCGTG CAAAACTGGTGAACAGCGGATGA